In Nicotiana tabacum cultivar K326 chromosome 2, ASM71507v2, whole genome shotgun sequence, the following proteins share a genomic window:
- the LOC107761232 gene encoding ankyrin repeat domain-containing protein 2B-like (The RefSeq protein has 1 substitution, 1 frameshift compared to this genomic sequence), which produces MSEADKVVPAAKEDEKPGSSESKRSSESASTEALTGETRPTSAAAAGLQNPFDFSAMTGLLNDPSIKELAEQIAKDPSFNQMAEQLQKTFQGAAVEESIPNFDSQQYYSTMQQVMQNPQFMTMAEQLGSALMQDPSMSSMLENLTNPSQKNQIEERMARIKEDPSLKPILEEIESGGPAAMMRYWNDQDVLKKLGEAMGFAVAGEGATSAGVSGPDETEEANEDESVVHQCASVGDAEGLKNAIATGADKDEEDSEGRTALHFACGYGEVKCAQVLLEAGAKVDALDKNKNTALHYAAGYGRKECVALLLENGAAVTVQNLDGKTPIDVAKLNNQNEVLKLLEKDAFL; this is translated from the exons ATGTC TCAGGCAGATAAAGTTGTGCCTGCTGCAAAAGAAG ATGAGAAGCCTGGGTCTTCTGAGAGTAAAAGGTCTTCCGAGTCTGCCTCCACGGAAGCACTAACAGGAGAGACTAGACCAACCTCTGCAGCTGCAGCTGGGCTTCAAAATCCCTTTGATTTCTCAGCCATGACTGGACTGCTTAAT GATCCAAGTATTAAAGAACTAGCTGAGCAGATTGCAAAAGATCCTTCATTTAATCAGATGGCTGAGCAGCTTCAGAAGACTTTTCAGGGTGCTGCTGTGGAAGAGAGTATCCCCAACTTTGATAGCCAACAATATTACTCTACAATGCAACAGGTTATGCAAAATCCTCAATTTATGACCATGGCTGAGCAACTTGGTAGTGCATTGATGCAG GATCCATCTATGTCCAGCATGCTTGAGAATTTGACAAACCCGTCACAGAAAAACCAAATTGAAGAACGAATGGCGCGCATCAAAGAAGACCCATCACTGAAACCAATTTTGGAAGAGATTGAAAGTGGAGGTCCTGCTGCAATGATGAG gTATTGGAATGATCAAGATGTTCTAAAGAAGCTAGGTGAAGCAATGGGTTTTGCTGTTGCAGGGGAGGGTGCCACCTCGGCTGGAGTTTCTGGGCCAGATGAAACAGAAGAAGCAAATGAAGATGAATCCGTCGTTCACCAGTGTGCCAGTGTGGGAGATGCAGAG GGCTTGAAGAATGCGATAGCAACTGGTGCTGATAAAGATGAAGAAGACTCAGAAGGAAGGACAGCATTGCATTTTGCATGTGGATATGGGGAG GTGAAATGTGCTCAGGTTCTTCTTGAGGCTGGGGCAAAGGTCGACGCTTTGGACAAGAATAAGAATACTGCTTTGCACTATGCTGCTGGATACGGAAGAAAGGAGTGTGTAGCACTGCTGTTAGAGAATGGAGCTGCTGT AACTGTTCAAAACTTGGATGGGAAGACACCAATAGATGTTGCCAAACTCAATAACCAGAACGAGGTCCTAAAGCTGCTCGAGAAGGATGCATTCTTGTAA
- the LOC107761232 gene encoding ankyrin repeat domain-containing protein 2B-like isoform X1, with amino-acid sequence MSEADKVVPAAKEDEKPGSSESKRSSESASTEALTGETRPTSAAAAGLQNPFDFSAMTGLLNDPSIKELAEQIAKDPSFNQMAEQLQKTFQGAAVEESIPNFDSQQYYSTMQQVMQNPQFMTMAEQLGSALMQDPSMSSMLENLTNPSQKNQIEERMARIKEDPSLKPILEEIESGGPAAMMRYWNDQDVLKKLGEAMGFAVAGEGATSAGVSGPDETEEANEDESVVHQCASVGDAEGLKNAIATGADKDEEDSEGRTALHFACGYGEVKCAQVLLEAGAKVDALDKNKNTALHYAAGYGRKECVALLLENGAAVTVQNLDGKTPIDVAKLNNQNEVLKLLEKDAFL; translated from the exons ATGTCTGAG GCAGATAAAGTTGTGCCTGCTGCAAAAGAAG ATGAGAAGCCTGGGTCTTCTGAGAGTAAAAGGTCTTCCGAGTCTGCCTCCACGGAAGCACTAACAGGAGAGACTAGACCAACCTCTGCAGCTGCAGCTGGGCTTCAAAATCCCTTTGATTTCTCAGCCATGACTGGACTGCTTAAT GATCCAAGTATTAAAGAACTAGCTGAGCAGATTGCAAAAGATCCTTCATTTAATCAGATGGCTGAGCAGCTTCAGAAGACTTTTCAGGGTGCTGCTGTGGAAGAGAGTATCCCCAACTTTGATAGCCAACAATATTACTCTACAATGCAACAGGTTATGCAAAATCCTCAATTTATGACCATGGCTGAGCAACTTGGTAGTGCATTGATGCAG GATCCATCTATGTCCAGCATGCTTGAGAATTTGACAAACCCGTCACAGAAAAACCAAATTGAAGAACGAATGGCGCGCATCAAAGAAGACCCATCACTGAAACCAATTTTGGAAGAGATTGAAAGTGGAGGTCCTGCTGCAATGATGAG gTATTGGAATGATCAAGATGTTCTAAAGAAGCTAGGTGAAGCAATGGGTTTTGCTGTTGCAGGGGAGGGTGCCACCTCGGCTGGAGTTTCTGGGCCAGATGAAACAGAAGAAGCAAATGAAGATGAATCCGTCGTTCACCAGTGTGCCAGTGTGGGAGATGCAGAG GGCTTGAAGAATGCGATAGCAACTGGTGCTGATAAAGATGAAGAAGACTCAGAAGGAAGGACAGCATTGCATTTTGCATGTGGATATGGGGAG GTGAAATGTGCTCAGGTTCTTCTTGAGGCTGGGGCAAAGGTCGACGCTTTGGACAAGAATAAGAATACTGCTTTGCACTATGCTGCTGGATACGGAAGAAAGGAGTGTGTAGCACTGCTGTTAGAGAATGGAGCTGCTGT AACTGTTCAAAACTTGGATGGGAAGACACCAATAGATGTTGCCAAACTCAATAACCAGAACGAGGTCCTAAAGCTGCTCGAGAAGGATGCATTCTTGTAA